A single window of Archangium gephyra DNA harbors:
- a CDS encoding response regulator, with protein sequence MLRVLVLEDDTDLRTILCELLSLSGAEACVGAGSLAEVQRKGAEALGCGLALLDINLGAGVPSGLDAYRWLKENGFSGRTVFLTGHARSHPLVREALELTNVQVVSKPIESKVLLSLVRVGSHGTGTA encoded by the coding sequence GTGCTACGGGTACTTGTACTCGAGGACGATACGGACTTGAGGACCATCCTCTGCGAACTGCTCTCGCTGTCCGGCGCCGAGGCGTGTGTGGGCGCCGGCTCGCTGGCGGAGGTCCAGCGCAAGGGCGCCGAGGCGCTCGGGTGCGGGCTGGCCCTGCTGGACATCAACCTCGGGGCGGGGGTGCCCAGCGGGCTGGATGCGTACCGCTGGTTGAAGGAGAACGGTTTCAGCGGGCGGACCGTCTTCCTCACCGGCCATGCCCGCTCCCATCCGCTGGTGCGCGAGGCCCTGGAGCTGACGAACGTCCAGGTGGTCTCCAAGCCCATCGAGTCGAAGGTCCTCCTGTCCCTGGTGAGGGTCGGTTCCCATGGGACCGGAACAGCCTAG
- a CDS encoding TerC/Alx family metal homeostasis membrane protein: MNPERIAPWEWGVFGILVVAMILVDLLAHRTKRGETKKAAYIWSGVWVAVGLAFGLFVWARHGGTSAQEYLGAYLIEKSLSLDNLFVFLVIFASLSVPENKQRRVLFWGIFGALVFRGLFIFLGLEAITRWHWVVYVFGAILLVAAWRVARRHPSEEASGNNRMVAWLEKRLPVTSEYEGKQFFKHVEGRWQATPLLIALIAIELSDVAFAIDSVPAALSVSHNLFVVYTSNVFAILGLRALYIALAKTVHELRYLHWGLAAVLAFAGLKMILSDWVHVAPLVSVAIIVTCIGISVGLSVRARKRDARRKAVLKDERPRGGRQEEVHA, translated from the coding sequence ATGAATCCGGAGCGGATCGCCCCCTGGGAGTGGGGCGTCTTCGGGATCCTCGTGGTGGCGATGATCCTCGTCGACCTGCTCGCCCATCGGACGAAGCGGGGAGAGACGAAGAAGGCGGCCTATATCTGGAGTGGTGTGTGGGTCGCCGTGGGCCTGGCCTTCGGGCTCTTCGTCTGGGCGAGGCACGGAGGCACCAGTGCCCAGGAGTACCTGGGGGCCTATCTCATCGAGAAGAGCCTCAGCCTGGACAACCTGTTCGTCTTCCTCGTCATCTTCGCCAGCCTGAGCGTGCCGGAGAACAAACAGAGGCGGGTGCTCTTCTGGGGCATCTTCGGCGCCCTGGTGTTCCGGGGCCTGTTCATCTTCCTGGGCCTGGAGGCCATTACCCGCTGGCACTGGGTGGTCTACGTCTTCGGCGCCATCCTGCTCGTCGCGGCCTGGCGCGTGGCACGCAGACATCCCTCGGAAGAGGCCTCGGGCAACAACAGGATGGTGGCCTGGCTGGAGAAGCGCCTGCCCGTGACCTCGGAGTACGAGGGCAAGCAGTTCTTCAAGCACGTGGAGGGCAGGTGGCAGGCCACGCCCCTCCTCATCGCGCTGATCGCCATCGAGCTGTCGGACGTGGCCTTCGCCATCGACTCGGTGCCGGCGGCGCTGTCGGTGAGTCACAACCTCTTCGTCGTCTACACCTCGAACGTCTTCGCCATCCTCGGACTGCGCGCGCTGTACATCGCGCTGGCCAAGACGGTGCACGAGCTGCGCTACCTGCACTGGGGACTGGCCGCGGTGCTCGCCTTCGCCGGCTTGAAGATGATCCTGTCCGATTGGGTCCACGTGGCCCCGCTCGTCTCGGTGGCCATCATCGTGACGTGTATTGGTATCTCGGTGGGGTTGAGCGTGCGCGCCCGCAAGCGGGACGCCAGGCGGAAGGCCGTGCTGAAAGATGAGCGGCCCCGCGGTGGACGGCAGGAAGAAGTCCACGCCTGA
- a CDS encoding response regulator: MPFATHVLSEQSGVSAEPSRKVLLVDQAKELRLYLTPLLRAVGCEVVSVDNMLAARAELSRCRPLMVVVDWRVLPADGSPGCAPLRGHAQHGDVPILVVVGDHTPAEMLEACVQGGAEDCLLGPVRITELQARLEVLRERTPGPISLRTMERRTPRTVLVVGEAPNTPGGLGTDLEACGHHLLYASCPEQAVARVAEYGEPIHLLLSRAAVCSAEEMMRVERLRTEARLGRVPTVVVADGDVTEVPMLGQVWLSARTLAPRHLLSRINGQLQRNLAALLVDERVPFVCPVEYREVGSFAWSSCYSSALSPGALFVRTLVPARPGAALELRIHLSTTREVLEGPGLVAWSNPYTARRTASYPLGMGIQFLGMSPRRLMQLRELIRGNSLM; encoded by the coding sequence ATGCCATTCGCCACGCACGTACTGTCTGAGCAGTCCGGAGTGTCCGCGGAGCCCTCGCGCAAGGTGTTGCTCGTGGACCAGGCCAAGGAGCTGCGGCTGTACCTCACGCCGCTGTTGCGCGCGGTGGGGTGCGAGGTGGTGTCGGTGGACAACATGCTGGCGGCCCGGGCGGAGCTGAGCCGGTGCCGGCCGTTGATGGTGGTGGTGGACTGGCGGGTGCTGCCGGCGGACGGCTCGCCCGGGTGCGCGCCGCTGCGGGGCCACGCGCAGCATGGAGACGTGCCCATCCTCGTCGTGGTGGGAGACCACACGCCGGCCGAGATGCTGGAGGCGTGCGTGCAGGGCGGGGCGGAGGACTGCCTGCTGGGCCCGGTGCGCATCACCGAGCTGCAGGCGCGCCTGGAGGTGCTGCGCGAGCGGACGCCCGGGCCCATCTCGCTCCGGACGATGGAGCGGCGCACCCCGCGCACCGTGCTGGTGGTGGGCGAGGCGCCGAACACGCCCGGGGGCCTGGGCACGGACCTGGAGGCGTGCGGCCACCACCTGCTGTACGCCTCCTGCCCGGAGCAGGCCGTGGCCCGGGTGGCCGAGTACGGCGAGCCCATCCACCTGCTGCTCTCACGCGCCGCCGTCTGCTCCGCCGAGGAGATGATGCGCGTGGAGCGCCTGCGCACCGAGGCACGCCTGGGCCGGGTGCCCACCGTGGTGGTGGCGGACGGGGACGTCACGGAGGTGCCCATGCTCGGGCAGGTGTGGCTGAGCGCGCGCACCCTGGCGCCGCGCCACCTGCTCTCGCGCATCAACGGCCAGCTCCAGCGCAACCTGGCCGCGCTGCTGGTGGACGAGCGCGTGCCCTTCGTCTGCCCGGTGGAGTACCGCGAGGTGGGCAGCTTCGCCTGGTCCTCCTGCTACTCCAGCGCGCTCAGCCCGGGGGCCCTCTTCGTGCGCACCCTGGTGCCCGCCCGCCCCGGCGCCGCGCTGGAGCTGCGCATCCACCTGTCCACCACCCGCGAGGTGCTCGAGGGCCCCGGCCTCGTCGCCTGGTCCAATCCCTACACCGCGCGCCGCACCGCCTCCTACCCGCTCGGCATGGGCATCCAGTTCCTGGGCATGAGCCCCCGGCGGCTGATGCAGCTGCGCGAGCTCATCCGCGGCAACAGCCTCATGTAG
- a CDS encoding glycosyltransferase family 39 protein, which yields MARTSRRTTPPASSPPSVPGSRLEAPWARVPAWGLVLAVALGVRLAYLLTAHGPAFDAPLLDADYYDYLGARLARGEGFDPGPFWQPPLYPLVLGGLYGLGGHSLWWPRLVQALLGALTAALACGVARRLSGRDTVGLSAGLLVALHGPLVFYDGELLATSLGTFLGTAALWLAVREAPRVGTALLCGACIGLGALAVAPLLLLVPPLAWALARGRPLRAVLGVTACAAVVLCASATNRVRSGEWVLISANGGLNLWLGNNADVDGAMAIRPGAAWEALVNEPSRHGVHSPAAQDAWFRRKALDWCRSHPRECVGNLLWKARLLLVARELPRNEDLSVVRSQSPVLWALTARPGGVALPYALLWPLAAAGAVVLWRRWRAKEDVRAALTVAGAALMLAAPSVLFFVSGRYRAPLAPALCVLAALGLHALLSRASSRAVPLGVALAVLAVSVWPVRLAVDAVDFEAELHYVVGGRHARLGDDAAAVEAWRHAVARKPDYLEAGYNLGLALERLGRTGEALQAYESLLRWYPREALLRERLTLVQGTARDGGP from the coding sequence ATGGCCCGCACTTCGCGACGCACGACGCCTCCCGCTTCCTCCCCGCCTTCCGTGCCGGGCTCACGCCTGGAAGCGCCGTGGGCCCGGGTGCCGGCGTGGGGGCTCGTCCTCGCCGTGGCGCTCGGGGTGCGCCTGGCGTACCTGCTCACCGCGCACGGCCCGGCCTTCGACGCGCCGCTGCTCGACGCGGACTACTACGACTACCTGGGCGCGCGGCTGGCGCGGGGCGAGGGCTTCGACCCGGGGCCCTTCTGGCAGCCGCCGCTCTACCCGCTGGTGCTGGGGGGCCTCTACGGGCTGGGGGGACACAGCCTGTGGTGGCCGCGCCTCGTGCAGGCCCTGCTCGGCGCCCTCACCGCCGCGCTCGCCTGTGGCGTGGCACGGCGGCTCTCCGGCCGCGACACGGTGGGGTTGAGCGCGGGCCTGCTGGTGGCGCTGCACGGGCCGCTCGTCTTCTATGACGGGGAGCTGCTGGCCACCTCGTTGGGCACCTTCCTGGGCACCGCGGCGCTCTGGCTCGCCGTGCGCGAGGCTCCCCGGGTGGGCACCGCGCTGCTGTGCGGGGCGTGCATCGGCCTGGGGGCGCTCGCGGTGGCGCCGCTGCTGCTGCTGGTGCCGCCGTTGGCCTGGGCCCTCGCGCGGGGACGTCCGCTGCGTGCCGTGCTGGGCGTGACGGCCTGCGCCGCCGTGGTGCTGTGCGCCTCGGCCACCAACCGCGTGCGCTCGGGCGAGTGGGTGCTCATCTCCGCCAATGGCGGCCTCAACCTGTGGTTGGGCAACAACGCGGACGTGGACGGGGCCATGGCCATCCGCCCCGGTGCCGCCTGGGAGGCGCTCGTCAACGAGCCCTCGCGCCACGGCGTCCACTCGCCGGCCGCGCAGGATGCGTGGTTCCGCCGCAAGGCGCTGGACTGGTGCCGCTCGCACCCGCGCGAGTGCGTGGGCAACCTGCTGTGGAAGGCGCGGTTGCTGCTGGTGGCGCGCGAGCTGCCCCGCAACGAGGACCTCTCCGTCGTCCGCTCGCAGTCCCCCGTGTTGTGGGCCCTCACCGCGCGGCCCGGTGGCGTCGCGCTGCCCTATGCGCTGCTGTGGCCGCTCGCGGCGGCGGGCGCCGTGGTGCTCTGGCGCCGGTGGCGGGCGAAGGAGGACGTGCGCGCGGCACTCACCGTGGCGGGGGCCGCGCTGATGCTCGCCGCTCCGTCCGTGCTCTTCTTCGTCTCCGGCCGCTACCGGGCCCCCCTCGCACCGGCGCTGTGCGTGCTCGCGGCGCTGGGGCTGCACGCGCTGCTGTCGCGGGCCTCCTCGCGCGCGGTGCCCCTGGGCGTGGCGCTGGCCGTGCTGGCGGTGTCCGTGTGGCCGGTGCGGCTGGCGGTGGACGCCGTCGACTTCGAGGCCGAGCTGCACTACGTGGTGGGGGGCCGTCACGCCCGGCTCGGCGATGACGCGGCCGCGGTGGAGGCCTGGCGTCACGCCGTGGCGCGCAAGCCGGACTACCTCGAGGCGGGGTACAACCTGGGACTCGCCCTGGAGCGGCTGGGCCGGACGGGCGAGGCGCTCCAGGCCTACGAGTCGTTGCTGCGCTGGTACCCGCGCGAGGCCCTGCTGCGAGAGCGGCTGACTCTCGTGCAGGGCACCGCGCGGGACGGCGGGCCCTGA
- the cutA gene encoding divalent-cation tolerance protein CutA has translation MTDAILVMVTAPTADKAAEIARTLVEEGLAACGNVVPGLRSIYRWEGQVHDEPEVLLLLKTRAPHFEALRERVLQVHPYQCPEVLRLDVADGHAPYLRWIGDNVRPTP, from the coding sequence ATGACCGATGCCATCCTCGTCATGGTGACCGCGCCCACGGCCGACAAGGCGGCGGAGATTGCCCGCACGCTGGTGGAGGAGGGACTGGCGGCCTGCGGCAACGTGGTGCCCGGCCTGCGCTCCATCTACCGCTGGGAGGGCCAGGTGCACGATGAGCCGGAGGTGCTGCTGCTGCTCAAGACGCGCGCCCCGCACTTCGAGGCCCTGCGCGAGCGCGTGCTCCAGGTGCACCCCTACCAGTGCCCGGAGGTGCTGCGGCTGGACGTGGCGGACGGCCACGCGCCGTACCTGCGGTGGATTGGGGACAACGTGCGCCCCACGCCCTGA
- a CDS encoding response regulator yields MPRKKILLVDDSSTVLLLHRMMLAHCGYELVTARDGQEALDKASTERPDLIFLDVLMPRMDGFQACRALRSRAETKDVPIILVTTRGEPHYVRQGFESGCTDYITKPFDGEELLAKVRGHLEEARRA; encoded by the coding sequence ATGCCCAGGAAGAAGATCCTCCTCGTCGACGACTCGAGCACCGTGCTGTTGCTGCACCGGATGATGCTGGCCCACTGCGGCTATGAGCTGGTCACCGCGCGGGACGGCCAGGAGGCGCTCGACAAGGCCTCCACCGAGCGGCCGGACCTCATCTTCCTGGATGTCCTCATGCCCCGCATGGACGGCTTCCAGGCGTGCCGGGCCCTGCGCTCGCGCGCGGAGACGAAGGACGTGCCCATCATCCTCGTCACCACCCGGGGCGAGCCGCACTACGTGCGCCAGGGCTTCGAGAGCGGGTGCACCGACTACATCACCAAGCCCTTCGATGGCGAGGAGCTGCTGGCCAAGGTGCGTGGGCACCTGGAGGAGGCGCGGCGCGCATGA
- a CDS encoding GAF domain-containing protein has protein sequence MDGVATPPYQSWLESFASARGAMAGTVHVRRGELLELVAALNIPPPVVEAVRTVPPGKGMAGLALSSREPVQTCNLQTDESGRVQPGARKVPVRASVALPVLDAAGEVRAVVGIAFFQEGDLPAEMMRTLMAAAAGLPPGGP, from the coding sequence ATGGATGGAGTCGCAACGCCGCCGTATCAGTCCTGGTTGGAGTCCTTCGCCTCCGCTCGGGGGGCCATGGCCGGCACCGTCCATGTGCGGCGGGGCGAGCTCCTGGAGCTGGTGGCCGCGCTCAACATTCCGCCGCCGGTGGTGGAGGCCGTGCGCACGGTGCCTCCCGGAAAGGGCATGGCGGGCCTCGCCCTGTCCAGCCGCGAGCCGGTGCAGACCTGCAACCTCCAGACGGACGAGAGCGGCCGCGTCCAGCCCGGGGCCCGCAAGGTGCCCGTGCGTGCCTCGGTGGCCTTGCCGGTGCTCGACGCGGCCGGGGAGGTGCGCGCCGTGGTGGGCATCGCCTTCTTCCAGGAAGGAGACCTGCCCGCCGAGATGATGCGCACCCTGATGGCCGCCGCGGCCGGACTGCCGCCCGGCGGCCCGTGA
- a CDS encoding ATP-dependent Clp protease ATP-binding subunit, with the protein MLCENCRARPAVVFFKQQSGEARESTLGLCNHCASDMNLEPGVLPSGSLESLFAQMTGPRARRENILAQLSELAQQVLEHAARLTLEWGYERIRIEHLLLALIHKVPDIRVALEMEGTDVAEYEARLEHSMERRAPRRAEGVGLSSGMKRVLQLSRLQAAQMGHTFIGPEHLLLAIMAEGESFAAQFLSDIDADELRQLLKAPAVPAASASGRGTEALPPNLTRFTRDLTALAKAGELDPIIGREKEIARCIRILSRKTKNNPVLIGEPGVGKTAIAEGLAQRIVSGEVPDVLKDKKVLSLDLASVIGGSKFRGEFEERFKGLMEEIRALKGKVILFIDEVHTLVGAGAGEGSMDAANMLKPSLARGELQCLGATTLDEHRKHIEKDASLERRFQPVMVAEPTPEQAIEILRGLRDSYEAHHRVKITDAALTAAVELSDKYISDRFLPDKAIDLLDEAAAMVRLGSHTEPGRMKVLEERLAQKEKDKEAAVAGERYEEASRLKGQLEALRAEVDGLRTQWQQARGLAEPIVPPEAIATVVSEWTGIPAKKLQQEESQRLLEMEQSLRQRVVGQEEALRAISEAVRRARAGLKDPGRPIGSFIFLGPTGVGKTETARALADYLFNDESAMLRFDMSEYMERHTVSRLVGAPPGYVGYEEAGRLTESVRRRPYSVLLFDEIEKAHPDVFNLLLQLLDDGRLTDSHGRTVDFKNTVIIMTSNLGAEQLGLRKGALGFQRPSEGGVNLEDERVAATVMDALRQHFRPEFLNRIDEIIVFHALDREQLNRIVDAMLASTRRKLHGQNILLEVRESAKDELARRGFDPKYGARPLRRVIQRELETELSRMLLRGAVHEGDRVLVDFAEGRFTFGVERRAVGQAAPVH; encoded by the coding sequence ATGCTGTGTGAGAACTGCCGGGCGAGACCCGCGGTGGTGTTCTTCAAGCAGCAGTCGGGCGAGGCGCGGGAGAGCACCCTGGGCCTGTGCAACCACTGCGCGAGTGACATGAACCTGGAGCCGGGCGTGCTGCCCTCCGGCTCGCTGGAGAGCCTGTTCGCGCAGATGACGGGGCCTCGGGCGAGGCGGGAGAACATCCTCGCGCAGCTGTCGGAGCTGGCGCAGCAGGTGCTGGAGCACGCGGCGCGGCTGACGCTGGAGTGGGGCTATGAGCGCATCCGCATCGAGCACCTGTTGCTGGCGCTCATCCACAAGGTCCCCGACATCCGCGTGGCCTTGGAGATGGAAGGCACGGACGTGGCCGAGTACGAGGCCCGGCTGGAGCATTCGATGGAGCGGCGGGCGCCCCGCCGCGCCGAGGGGGTGGGGCTGTCCTCGGGGATGAAGCGCGTGCTGCAACTCTCCCGGCTCCAGGCGGCGCAGATGGGGCACACCTTCATCGGCCCCGAGCACCTGCTGCTGGCCATCATGGCCGAGGGCGAGAGCTTCGCCGCCCAGTTCCTCTCCGACATCGACGCGGACGAGCTGCGGCAGTTGCTCAAGGCCCCCGCGGTGCCGGCCGCCTCCGCGAGTGGACGCGGGACGGAAGCGCTTCCGCCGAACCTCACCCGCTTCACGCGGGACCTCACCGCGCTGGCGAAGGCGGGCGAGTTGGATCCCATCATCGGCCGCGAGAAGGAGATCGCCCGCTGCATCCGCATCCTCAGCCGCAAGACGAAGAACAACCCGGTGCTCATCGGCGAGCCCGGCGTGGGCAAGACGGCCATCGCCGAGGGCCTCGCCCAGCGGATCGTCTCGGGCGAGGTGCCCGACGTGCTCAAGGACAAGAAGGTGCTCTCGCTGGACCTGGCGAGCGTCATCGGCGGCTCGAAGTTCCGCGGTGAGTTCGAGGAGCGCTTCAAGGGGCTGATGGAGGAGATCCGGGCCCTCAAGGGCAAGGTCATCCTCTTCATCGACGAGGTGCACACCCTCGTCGGGGCGGGAGCGGGCGAGGGCTCGATGGATGCGGCCAACATGCTCAAGCCGTCCCTGGCGCGGGGCGAGCTCCAGTGCCTGGGCGCCACCACGCTGGATGAGCACCGCAAGCACATCGAGAAGGACGCCTCCCTGGAGCGCCGCTTCCAGCCGGTGATGGTGGCCGAGCCCACCCCCGAGCAGGCCATTGAAATCCTCCGGGGCCTGCGCGACTCGTACGAGGCCCACCACCGGGTGAAGATCACCGACGCCGCGCTCACCGCCGCGGTGGAGCTCTCCGACAAGTACATCAGCGACCGCTTCCTGCCGGACAAGGCGATTGATCTGCTCGACGAGGCGGCGGCGATGGTGCGGCTGGGCTCGCACACCGAGCCGGGCCGGATGAAGGTGCTGGAGGAGCGGCTGGCGCAGAAGGAGAAGGACAAGGAGGCCGCGGTGGCGGGCGAGCGCTACGAGGAGGCCTCGCGGCTGAAGGGGCAGCTTGAGGCACTGCGCGCGGAGGTGGACGGGTTGCGCACGCAGTGGCAGCAGGCCCGGGGCCTGGCCGAGCCCATCGTCCCGCCGGAGGCGATCGCCACGGTGGTGAGTGAGTGGACGGGGATTCCGGCGAAGAAGCTGCAGCAGGAGGAGTCCCAGCGGCTGCTGGAGATGGAGCAGTCGTTGCGCCAGCGCGTGGTGGGCCAGGAGGAAGCCCTGCGCGCCATCTCCGAGGCGGTGCGCCGGGCGCGAGCGGGGCTGAAGGATCCGGGGCGGCCCATCGGCTCGTTCATCTTCCTGGGGCCCACGGGGGTGGGGAAGACGGAGACGGCGCGCGCGCTCGCCGACTACCTCTTCAACGACGAGAGCGCGATGCTGCGCTTCGACATGTCCGAGTACATGGAGCGGCACACGGTGAGCCGGCTCGTGGGCGCGCCCCCGGGCTACGTGGGCTACGAGGAGGCCGGCCGCCTCACCGAGTCCGTGCGGCGGCGGCCCTACTCGGTGCTGCTCTTCGACGAAATCGAGAAGGCCCACCCGGATGTCTTCAACCTGCTGTTGCAGCTACTGGATGATGGGCGGCTCACCGACTCACACGGACGCACGGTGGACTTCAAGAACACCGTCATCATCATGACGTCCAACCTGGGGGCCGAGCAGCTGGGGTTGCGCAAGGGCGCCCTGGGGTTCCAGCGGCCCTCGGAGGGCGGCGTGAACCTGGAGGACGAGCGTGTGGCCGCCACGGTGATGGACGCGCTGCGCCAGCACTTCCGGCCGGAGTTCCTCAACCGCATCGATGAGATCATCGTCTTCCATGCGCTCGACCGCGAGCAGCTCAACCGCATCGTGGACGCGATGCTGGCGTCCACCCGGCGCAAGCTGCACGGGCAGAACATCCTGTTGGAGGTCAGGGAGTCGGCGAAGGACGAGCTGGCGCGGCGCGGGTTCGATCCGAAGTACGGTGCCCGGCCGCTGCGGCGGGTCATCCAGCGTGAGCTGGAGACGGAGCTCAGCCGGATGTTGCTGCGAGGGGCCGTGCACGAGGGGGACCGGGTGCTGGTGGACTTCGCGGAGGGACGGTTCACCTTCGGTGTCGAGAGACGGGCCGTCGGACAGGCAGCCCCGGTGCACTGA
- a CDS encoding S9 family peptidase, whose product MTLASREAPYGSWKSPITADMIATQTLSLGEVAVDGDDVYWLEVRPSERGRHALVRRSVDGTLTDVLPPVGEGRVAYSSHSLVYGHGGGSFAVSEGLVIFVNHASTGMHVDQRLYRVNPGRTPVPLTADTGGKHRFGDLVMDRTRNRVVCVREDWRNLKDGQPRASLVAVDLDGQKQTVLAEGRDFYSSPTLSPNGRRMAWLAWDYPCMPWDGCELWVADVDELGALHHPRLVAGGTTESIFQPEWSPQGELYFVSDRNNWWNLYRLQGRSVVPVLERKAEFGAAQWQLGMSTYAFISPRHVVCAFNEQGQWKLGRLDVVLGQFAELATRFTDVSQVRGGFATAYFVGGGPEQPASVVRLDMESGKPQVLKASTRMPEELVPYLSRCEPLHFPTTELGEAHAWYYPPTHPDHAAPAGEKPPLLIMSHGGPTASASTKLDWTIQYFTSRGFAVVDVNYRGSTGYGREYRLSLYGNWGVMDVDDCANAALRLVQEGKVDARRLVARGGGTGGYTTLSLLAFRDILRCGTSASAVANLETLVEHVEKFEAHYMDQVLGPQPESRQLLQDRSPCLHLDNIKRSPVLFIQARLDGQTSQRETEEMMRKLRANGVPTAMLPVDGEPYGPRITTDTKKALEAELAFYSQVMSLRLAEPLEPVALEPTLPEGPRR is encoded by the coding sequence ATGACGCTCGCAAGTCGGGAGGCTCCCTACGGCTCATGGAAGTCCCCCATCACCGCCGACATGATCGCCACCCAGACGTTGTCGCTGGGCGAGGTGGCCGTGGATGGCGATGACGTGTACTGGCTGGAGGTGCGCCCCAGCGAGCGGGGACGGCACGCCCTCGTCCGGCGCTCGGTGGACGGGACGCTCACGGACGTGCTGCCCCCGGTGGGCGAGGGCCGGGTGGCCTACAGCTCGCACAGCCTGGTGTACGGCCATGGCGGCGGCTCCTTCGCGGTGTCCGAGGGGCTGGTCATCTTCGTCAACCACGCGAGCACGGGGATGCACGTGGATCAGCGGCTGTACCGGGTGAACCCGGGCCGCACGCCGGTGCCGCTCACGGCGGACACGGGCGGCAAGCACCGCTTCGGGGACCTGGTCATGGACCGGACGCGCAACCGCGTGGTGTGCGTGCGCGAGGACTGGCGCAACCTGAAGGACGGGCAGCCGCGCGCCTCGCTGGTGGCGGTGGACCTGGACGGGCAGAAGCAGACGGTGCTGGCGGAGGGGCGGGACTTCTACTCCTCGCCCACGTTGAGCCCCAACGGCCGGCGCATGGCGTGGCTGGCGTGGGACTACCCCTGCATGCCGTGGGACGGCTGCGAGCTGTGGGTGGCGGACGTGGACGAGCTGGGGGCGCTGCACCACCCGAGGCTGGTGGCCGGCGGCACCACCGAGTCCATCTTCCAGCCCGAGTGGAGCCCGCAGGGCGAGCTGTACTTCGTGAGCGACCGGAACAACTGGTGGAACCTCTACCGGTTGCAGGGGCGCAGCGTGGTGCCGGTGCTGGAGCGCAAGGCGGAGTTCGGCGCGGCGCAGTGGCAGCTGGGCATGTCCACGTACGCCTTCATCTCCCCGCGGCACGTGGTGTGTGCCTTCAACGAGCAGGGCCAGTGGAAGCTGGGGCGGCTGGACGTGGTGCTGGGCCAGTTCGCGGAGCTGGCCACGCGCTTCACGGACGTGTCGCAGGTGCGGGGGGGCTTCGCCACGGCGTACTTCGTGGGAGGAGGCCCGGAGCAGCCGGCGAGCGTGGTGCGGCTGGACATGGAGTCGGGCAAGCCGCAGGTGCTCAAGGCGTCCACGCGGATGCCCGAGGAGCTGGTGCCCTACCTGTCGCGCTGCGAGCCGCTGCACTTCCCCACCACGGAGCTGGGCGAGGCCCACGCCTGGTACTACCCGCCCACCCACCCGGACCACGCCGCGCCGGCGGGCGAGAAGCCGCCGCTGCTCATCATGAGCCATGGAGGCCCCACGGCCTCGGCGTCGACGAAGCTGGACTGGACCATCCAGTACTTCACCAGCCGGGGCTTCGCGGTGGTGGACGTGAACTACCGGGGCAGCACGGGGTATGGGCGCGAGTACCGCCTGTCGCTGTATGGCAACTGGGGCGTGATGGACGTGGATGACTGCGCCAACGCGGCGCTGCGGCTGGTGCAGGAGGGCAAGGTGGACGCCCGGCGGCTGGTGGCGCGAGGCGGCGGCACGGGCGGCTACACCACGCTGTCGCTGCTGGCCTTCCGGGACATCCTGCGCTGCGGCACGAGCGCCAGCGCGGTGGCCAACCTGGAGACGCTGGTGGAGCACGTGGAGAAGTTCGAGGCGCACTACATGGACCAGGTGCTGGGGCCGCAGCCGGAGTCCCGGCAGCTGTTGCAGGACCGCTCGCCGTGCCTGCACCTGGACAACATCAAGCGCAGCCCGGTGCTCTTCATCCAGGCGAGGCTGGATGGACAGACGTCGCAGCGGGAGACGGAGGAGATGATGCGCAAGCTGCGCGCCAACGGCGTGCCCACGGCGATGCTGCCGGTGGACGGCGAGCCGTACGGCCCGCGCATCACCACGGACACGAAGAAGGCGCTGGAGGCCGAGCTGGCCTTCTACTCGCAGGTGATGAGCCTGCGGCTGGCGGAGCCGCTGGAGCCGGTGGCGCTCGAGCCGACGCTGCCCGAGGGTCCGCGCCGCTAG
- a CDS encoding GAF domain-containing protein — protein sequence MREQLHWENEALRAEVAALRAENEQLKSSLARREEDAQWRAQRQGLVEAELSHLVRLRVATQRLHESLQPLELLDILQDLLINLVGSEMLGIFEREGAELVLRVSLGIDAERFRRLPLEEDGPIGRSARSGASWLEELMESGSAQNRTHGPRACVPLRLGGHVLGMMVLFGLLPHKPRLEPEDRELLELLATEGGRALFCARGMAAGKPS from the coding sequence ATGAGGGAGCAGCTCCACTGGGAGAACGAGGCCCTGCGCGCGGAGGTGGCCGCCCTGCGCGCGGAGAACGAACAACTCAAGAGCTCGCTCGCCCGGCGCGAGGAGGACGCGCAGTGGCGCGCCCAGCGCCAGGGGCTGGTGGAGGCGGAGCTCTCGCACCTGGTGCGCCTGCGCGTGGCCACGCAGCGGCTGCACGAGTCGCTCCAGCCGCTCGAGCTGCTGGACATCCTCCAGGATCTGCTCATCAACCTGGTGGGCTCGGAGATGCTGGGCATCTTCGAGCGCGAGGGCGCGGAGCTGGTGCTGCGGGTGTCGCTGGGCATCGACGCCGAGCGCTTCCGCCGGCTGCCGCTGGAGGAGGACGGCCCCATCGGCCGCTCGGCGCGCAGTGGCGCTTCTTGGCTGGAGGAGTTGATGGAGTCAGGGAGCGCCCAGAACCGGACACATGGGCCGCGCGCGTGCGTGCCCCTGAGACTGGGGGGGCACGTCCTCGGGATGATGGTGCTGTTCGGACTGCTACCCCACAAACCGCGCCTCGAGCCCGAGGACCGTGAGCTGCTGGAGCTGCTCGCGACGGAAGGTGGCAGGGCCTTGTTCTGCGCCCGCGGCATGGCCGCCGGCAAGCCGTCCTGA